CCCTGCTGAACGCGCGCATCCTGCCGCGGCATCAGGGCGCCGCAGAGCGCGGCGCGTCGGCTCAGAATGTCTTTCCAGGGGACGGCGACGGCAGCTACGCGCACTATTTCAAGTTCGGCGAGATCTTCCACGGCCGCGAGCTGATGCCGGACCTCGAAGCTGTTTCAGGCTGGTCCTACAACGGCGCGCCGGTGCCGCTGGACGAGAGCCGGATCTACAACTTCCTGCCCAACGCCGCCGTCAGCGACTACCTGCCCGGCTCATCGGCGGCAGTGGCCGCCCAACGCTTCTACGACACTTACCAGATGCTGCTGACCAGCCTGGACCAAGTGTTCAACGGCAAGCCGGCGGCCATGGACCAAGCGATGGGCCTGATGTATCAGCTGAAGCTGCAGGCGCAGCAGGTGGCGCAATGCCCGGTCGGCGGCAACGCGTCCAATCTGATGGCGGCGCCGCCGTTCATGCTGATCCGTTGATCCGCCCATGGCCACGCGTTCCGGCAAGCTTGCCGAAGCGCGTGGCTTACGCACCAGGAGATGCCGATGACCGGAACGGATGCTCTTCGCCCTCTCTCCAACGACAGCGGAGCAGAAACCGACGACAAGCCGGACTCGCCGCGGCAACTGCGGCTGATCCATGACTTCAGCGTGGTCCACACCCGCGACGTCTTCGCCGCCGACAATCCCGTCCTGCTTGAAACCTTGCGCCGCCGCGAAGCCGACAAGCGGCACCGGGTGGCGGTTTTCGTCGACGACGGCGTGTTGCGGGCCTGTCCGAAACTGCCGCAACGCATCCGCGGCTACGCGCAAGCGCATGCGTCCCACCTGGAGATAATCGGCGAGATCGTGCCGGTGCCGGGCGGGGAAGCCTGCAAGAACGATCCCCAGCAACTGTGGCGGCTGCTGCAGGCGCTGGCGGATCGGAATATCGACCGCCACTCCTACGCGCTGGCCATAGGCGGCGGCGCGGCGCTGGACGCCGTAGGCCTGGCCGCGTCGCTGTTCCATCGCGGCGTGCGCCACATCCGACTGCCGTCCACGGTGCTGTCCCAGGCCGACAGCGGCGTCGGGGTCAAGAACGCCATCAACTGGAACGGCCAGAAAAACCTGCTGGGCAGCTTCGCCGTGCCCTGGGCCGTCATCAACGACGCGGCGCTGATAGACGGTCTGCCCGCGCGCGAGAAGCGCGCCGGCATGGCCGAGGCGGTGAAGGTGGCGCTGATCCGCGACGCGTCATTCTTCCGTTGGCTGGAGGCCCGCGCCGACGCGCTCGCCCGCTTCGAACCCCGGGATCTGGAGCAACTGATACGACGCTCGGCGGCGCTGCACCTGCGCCAGATCACCCAAGGCGGCGACCCGTTCGAACAGGGTTCGGCGCGGCCGCTGGATTATGGCCACTGGATCGCCCACAAGCTGGAGCGGCTAAGCGGCCATGCGCTGAACCACGGCGAGGCGGTGGCCATAGGCGTCGCCTGCGACGCGCGCCACTCCGTCTTGGCCGGCCTGCTGCCGGAGGGCGGCGAAACGCGCGTCTGGCAGCTGCTGCGCGCGCTGGGCTTCGAGCTATGGCACGAGCAACTGCTGGCCAGGGACGAGCACGGCCGGCTGGCGCTGCTGCGCGGCCTGGACGAATTCCGCGAACACCTGGGCGGCGACTTGTGCGTGACCCTGCTGGCGGAGCTGGGGCGCGGCTGCGAAGTGGACAGCATCGCCGAGGAGCGGGTGATGCGCAGCATCCTCTGGCTGCAACGATGCCTCGCCTCCTCCCCGGCATCCGCGCACGCGGATACCGCCGCGGCCGCCGCCTGCGGGGCCGCGCGATGAAGCTGGCCCACCTGCCCCTGCCCGCGCACCTGTCCTATTGCACCAATATCCATGCCGGCGACAGCCTGGCCGAAGTCGAGGCCAGCCTGGACGGCTTCCTGCCGGCGATCCGCGCCCATCTGGAAGAATGGCGGGCGCTGGATTCCGCCGCGCCCTTCGGCCTGGGCCTGCGGTTGTCCGCCCAGGCGGCGGAAAGCCTGCTCGACGAAGATGCGCTGCGCGCTTTCGCCGCTCGGCTGGCGTCGCTGCGCGCCTACGTGTTCACCATCAACGCCTTTCCCTGGGGCAACTTCCACCAGCGGCCAGTCAAACAGGCCGTGTATCAGCCGGACTGGCGCAGCAGCCGGCGCCTCGCCTATACCCTGCATTGCGCGCGGACGCTGGCCGCCTTGCTGCCCGATGGCGTCGAGGGCAGCATTTCCACCGTGCCGCTGGGCTTCGCCGCCGGGGATCGCGCAACCGCGATGGCGGACTGTCTGCCGCAACTGCGCCAGGCTGTGCTTGAGCTCAGCCTGCTGATGCGCGCGACCGGCAAGGAAATCGTCCTGGCGCTGGAGCCGGAGCCGGCCTGCCTGCTGGAGAATGCCGCCGACACGCTGCTTTTCTTCCGGCGATATTGGTTCGCCGACGACAATCTGGCGCAGCTGGCCCGGCTGGCCGCCTGCTCGCAGCCCGAGGCGCGGCGGCTGGCGCAACGCCACCTGGGCGTCTGCTACGACGTATGCCATGGCGCGGTGGAGTTCGAAGACCCCTGCGCCGCGCTCTCAGGCTTGCGGGACGCCGGCGTCCGCGTCGCCAAGATCCAGTTGTCCTGCGCGCTGCGCGCCGAAGCCATGGACCCGCTCGTCGCGCGCCAGCTCCAGTCCTTCGACGACGGCGTCTACCTGCACCAGGTGGTCAGGCGCGGCGCCGACGGCCTGCGCCGCCACGCCGACCTGCCGCAAGCCTTGGCCCTGCCCGCTGATGCCATCCAGGGAGAAGCATGGCGCGTGCATTGCCATGTGCCGCTGTTCTGGCAAGCGCCGCCCGAGGCAGGCCTGGCCAGCACCCGCGACAGCCTGGACGCGGTGCTGGCTATGCTGAGCCGGCAGCCCGTCAGCGCCCATCTCGAGGTGGAAACCTATACCTGGGACGTCTTGCCGCCCCAATTGCGCGAAATCCCCAAGGCCCAAGCCATCGCGCTCGAACTGCATGCTGTCCTCAAGGAGTTGCGCCATGAGCGGTGAAGCCGTTTCGTCGATGCCGGTCTGGCTTCGCCTGGGCCGCGTTTCCAATCTGCCCACCGTGCTCAGCAACGCGCTGGCCGCCGCCCTGCTGGGCTCGGCATCCGGCGGTCGTC
This genomic window from Chromobacterium violaceum ATCC 12472 contains:
- a CDS encoding 3-dehydroquinate synthase → MTGTDALRPLSNDSGAETDDKPDSPRQLRLIHDFSVVHTRDVFAADNPVLLETLRRREADKRHRVAVFVDDGVLRACPKLPQRIRGYAQAHASHLEIIGEIVPVPGGEACKNDPQQLWRLLQALADRNIDRHSYALAIGGGAALDAVGLAASLFHRGVRHIRLPSTVLSQADSGVGVKNAINWNGQKNLLGSFAVPWAVINDAALIDGLPAREKRAGMAEAVKVALIRDASFFRWLEARADALARFEPRDLEQLIRRSAALHLRQITQGGDPFEQGSARPLDYGHWIAHKLERLSGHALNHGEAVAIGVACDARHSVLAGLLPEGGETRVWQLLRALGFELWHEQLLARDEHGRLALLRGLDEFREHLGGDLCVTLLAELGRGCEVDSIAEERVMRSILWLQRCLASSPASAHADTAAAAACGAAR
- the eboE gene encoding metabolite traffic protein EboE → MKLAHLPLPAHLSYCTNIHAGDSLAEVEASLDGFLPAIRAHLEEWRALDSAAPFGLGLRLSAQAAESLLDEDALRAFAARLASLRAYVFTINAFPWGNFHQRPVKQAVYQPDWRSSRRLAYTLHCARTLAALLPDGVEGSISTVPLGFAAGDRATAMADCLPQLRQAVLELSLLMRATGKEIVLALEPEPACLLENAADTLLFFRRYWFADDNLAQLARLAACSQPEARRLAQRHLGVCYDVCHGAVEFEDPCAALSGLRDAGVRVAKIQLSCALRAEAMDPLVARQLQSFDDGVYLHQVVRRGADGLRRHADLPQALALPADAIQGEAWRVHCHVPLFWQAPPEAGLASTRDSLDAVLAMLSRQPVSAHLEVETYTWDVLPPQLREIPKAQAIALELHAVLKELRHER